A stretch of the Proteus sp. ZN5 genome encodes the following:
- a CDS encoding mechanosensitive ion channel family protein → MNDALIIKYSIGVGIALACFVGFVVVSLFHDKKKKRRRNIIIHISQAILLCSLVLILSQYCEMAVVDFNLHFISFRMINFFTYVGIALILMRKFFLLINRLEKAQIKKGSDPTSARIISRIFKITLFVIIILLFGEHFGMSLSGLMTFGGLGGIAIGMASKDVLSNLFSGVMLYFDRPFNIGDWVRSPDRNIEGTVVEIGWRITKIITFDHRPLYIPNSIFSSISVENPGRMTNRRIETELGLRYEDSDKIGVIVEDIRTMLMQNDKIDTQQTLLVYFNQFADSSLNIMVYCFTKTTVWAQWLEAQQEVYLKIIEIVHKHGADFAFPSQTVYIEKPSSIS, encoded by the coding sequence ATGAATGATGCATTAATAATAAAATACTCAATAGGTGTTGGCATAGCTTTAGCCTGTTTTGTTGGTTTTGTCGTCGTATCTCTTTTTCATGACAAAAAGAAAAAACGTCGTAGAAATATTATTATTCATATCAGCCAAGCTATCTTGCTTTGTAGTTTAGTGCTTATCTTAAGCCAATATTGTGAAATGGCTGTAGTCGATTTTAATCTCCACTTTATCTCTTTTAGGATGATTAATTTTTTCACCTATGTCGGCATTGCATTAATTTTAATGAGAAAGTTTTTCTTACTAATTAATCGATTAGAAAAAGCCCAAATAAAAAAAGGGAGTGATCCTACTTCTGCTCGTATTATTTCTCGCATATTTAAAATCACTCTATTTGTCATTATCATTTTATTGTTCGGTGAGCATTTTGGTATGAGCTTATCCGGCTTAATGACATTTGGTGGATTAGGTGGTATCGCCATTGGCATGGCAAGTAAAGATGTATTAAGTAATCTTTTCTCGGGTGTCATGCTCTATTTCGATCGCCCTTTTAATATTGGCGATTGGGTTCGATCTCCTGATCGTAATATTGAAGGAACAGTAGTCGAAATTGGCTGGCGTATTACCAAAATTATCACGTTTGATCATCGACCACTTTATATTCCTAACTCAATTTTTTCCTCTATTAGTGTGGAAAACCCGGGAAGAATGACTAATCGACGTATTGAAACTGAACTCGGTTTACGTTACGAAGATTCAGATAAAATTGGCGTGATCGTGGAAGATATTCGCACCATGCTGATGCAAAATGACAAAATCGATACACAACAAACATTGTTAGTCTATTTTAATCAATTTGCAGACTCTTCTCTCAATATCATGGTGTATTGTTTTACTAAAACAACGGTATGGGCACAGTGGCTTGAAGCTCAGCAAGAAGTCTATTTAAAGATAATTGAGATTGTGCATAAACATGGCGCTGATTTTGCTTTTCCATCTCAAACGGTCTATATCGAAAAACCTTCTTCAATTAGCTAA
- a CDS encoding MFS transporter → MQATQQIFGPVYQWSMLILLGFVYFLATATTFTSLGVVLPSMINELEWNWTQAGLGFTLLGLTCGLASFLPTLLIRKLSVRLTLLIGLIIFVSGFYFLYETYTIARYFLGTALLGIGFTLLATVPGTYVISRLFEKQSFAFGVYFTIGGLGGVAGPWIYFLATHLWHTWRMHWLISAITLTVVTLLTILFLREGTKEQEHAKKISQLQTTKRIYQTKEIWTARHALRTWQFYVIAATYTAFLWCGITVNSFAVAHIIENGFGETIAATLLSSMAFINAFSRLAGGAIGEWLEPKKLLIASLSIIIIGLLALSMANSWVYLILFTVCVGIGYGMTFLASSILLANYFGRSPYLELFSVMNLISTLACLAPFFAGAIKDISGSFTPAFLILTIPVLLILAVTLFMKPPVYPKFQHASEQEK, encoded by the coding sequence ATGCAAGCCACGCAACAGATTTTTGGGCCCGTTTATCAGTGGAGTATGCTGATATTATTGGGCTTTGTGTATTTTTTAGCTACCGCAACCACATTTACTTCTTTAGGCGTTGTTCTTCCTAGTATGATAAACGAGCTAGAGTGGAACTGGACTCAAGCAGGCCTTGGCTTTACGTTATTAGGATTAACCTGCGGTCTTGCAAGTTTTTTACCTACATTGCTGATCCGTAAATTAAGTGTTCGTCTTACACTTCTTATCGGATTAATCATTTTTGTCAGCGGTTTCTATTTTCTTTATGAAACATACACTATTGCACGTTATTTTCTCGGTACTGCACTGCTAGGTATTGGTTTTACGCTACTGGCTACCGTACCCGGTACTTATGTTATTTCCCGCTTATTTGAAAAACAGTCCTTTGCCTTTGGTGTTTATTTTACCATTGGTGGATTAGGTGGTGTTGCTGGGCCTTGGATCTACTTTTTAGCAACCCATTTATGGCATACATGGCGAATGCACTGGCTTATTTCAGCGATCACACTTACTGTCGTTACTCTTCTCACTATTTTATTTTTACGCGAAGGCACTAAAGAGCAAGAGCACGCAAAAAAAATTAGCCAACTTCAAACCACAAAACGTATCTATCAAACTAAAGAGATTTGGACGGCTCGTCATGCTTTAAGAACATGGCAATTTTATGTTATTGCTGCGACTTATACAGCCTTTTTATGGTGTGGGATCACGGTCAATAGTTTTGCTGTTGCACATATTATTGAAAATGGTTTTGGTGAAACCATTGCCGCAACACTATTGAGTAGTATGGCATTTATTAACGCTTTCTCGCGCCTAGCTGGTGGAGCTATTGGTGAATGGTTAGAACCTAAAAAATTACTTATCGCAAGCTTAAGTATTATTATCATTGGTTTGCTCGCACTAAGCATGGCTAATTCTTGGGTTTACCTGATCTTATTTACGGTTTGTGTCGGTATCGGTTATGGCATGACGTTCTTAGCATCAAGTATTTTACTTGCTAACTATTTTGGCCGCTCTCCTTACCTTGAGCTATTTTCAGTGATGAATTTAATTTCAACACTGGCTTGTTTAGCACCTTTCTTTGCTGGAGCAATCAAAGATATTTCAGGTAGTTTTACACCTGCATTCTTGATTTTAACCATCCCTGTTTTACTGATTTTAGCGGTAACACTGTTTATGAAACCACCAGTCTATCCTAAATTTCAGCATGCAAGTGAGCAAGAAAAGTAA
- the purK gene encoding 5-(carboxyamino)imidazole ribonucleotide synthase, whose product MKPVCVLGNGQLGRMLRQAGEPLGIAVYPVGLDAEPEAVPYQKSIITAEIERWPETALTKELERHTNFVNRDIFPLLADRLPQKQLLDELGLATAPWQPLTSPTQWPDIFTQLGDFIIVKRRVGGYDGRGQWRIHPGEEQQLPAEIYGECIVEQGIPFSGEVSLVGARDSNGNCVFYPLTHNLHQDGILRMSVALPTPASKLQQSAEKMLTAILNKLNYVGVMAMECFIVGDKLLINELAPRVHNSGHWTQNGASISQFELHLRAILDLPMPKPEVCQPAVMVNLIGTDINPQWLSLPLVHLHWYEKEVRPVRKVGHLNLVHRDNQPLKETLKSLSLMLDDAYQYPIKWALEKLS is encoded by the coding sequence ATGAAGCCAGTTTGTGTTCTTGGAAATGGCCAACTAGGACGAATGCTAAGACAAGCCGGTGAGCCTTTAGGCATTGCGGTTTATCCTGTGGGATTAGATGCAGAGCCTGAAGCTGTTCCTTATCAAAAAAGTATAATCACAGCTGAAATTGAACGCTGGCCTGAAACCGCTCTCACCAAAGAATTAGAACGTCATACTAATTTTGTAAACCGTGATATTTTTCCATTACTTGCCGATAGATTGCCTCAAAAACAACTTCTTGATGAGCTAGGTTTAGCAACAGCACCTTGGCAACCATTAACGTCACCAACACAATGGCCGGATATCTTCACTCAATTAGGTGACTTTATTATTGTGAAGCGCCGAGTTGGTGGTTATGACGGTCGTGGTCAATGGCGCATTCATCCCGGTGAAGAACAACAATTACCTGCTGAAATTTATGGTGAATGTATTGTTGAGCAAGGTATTCCTTTTTCAGGTGAAGTGTCATTAGTCGGTGCGAGAGATAGTAACGGAAATTGTGTTTTCTACCCTTTGACTCACAACCTGCATCAAGATGGCATTTTACGCATGAGTGTCGCCTTACCAACACCTGCGTCAAAACTACAACAATCAGCTGAAAAAATGCTGACAGCCATCCTTAATAAGCTCAATTATGTAGGTGTAATGGCGATGGAGTGCTTTATCGTTGGTGATAAATTACTTATTAACGAATTAGCCCCTCGAGTTCATAACAGTGGTCATTGGACACAAAATGGTGCCTCAATTAGCCAGTTTGAGTTACATCTACGTGCAATTTTAGATTTACCTATGCCAAAACCTGAAGTTTGCCAACCGGCTGTAATGGTTAATTTGATTGGTACTGATATCAACCCTCAATGGCTTTCATTACCATTAGTTCATTTACATTGGTATGAAAAAGAAGTTCGCCCTGTCCGCAAAGTGGGTCATCTCAATCTTGTACATCGCGATAATCAACCACTGAAAGAGACACTCAAATCCTTAAGCTTGATGCTTGATGATGCTTATCAGTACCCTATCAAATGGGCTTTAGAAAAATTAAGCTAG
- the purE gene encoding 5-(carboxyamino)imidazole ribonucleotide mutase encodes MSSQVGLNTSSARIAIVMGSKSDWATMSHAADVLDALQLPYHVEIVSAHRTPDKLFSFAEQAKSNGFDVIIAGAGGAAHLPGMLAAKTLVPVLGVPVQSAALSGVDSLYSIVQMPKGIPVGTLAIGKAGAANAALLAAQILALHSPTIFEALTAWRTAQTDDVLNNPDPREAL; translated from the coding sequence ATGTCTTCTCAAGTTGGTCTAAATACCTCTTCCGCTCGTATCGCTATTGTAATGGGCTCTAAAAGTGACTGGGCAACAATGTCTCATGCCGCTGATGTACTGGACGCACTACAACTTCCTTATCATGTTGAGATTGTCTCTGCACACCGTACCCCTGATAAGCTATTTAGCTTTGCAGAACAAGCCAAAAGTAATGGGTTTGATGTCATTATTGCAGGAGCAGGCGGTGCTGCCCATTTACCGGGTATGCTCGCAGCAAAAACACTCGTCCCTGTATTAGGTGTTCCTGTTCAAAGTGCTGCATTAAGCGGTGTTGATAGCCTTTACTCTATTGTACAAATGCCGAAAGGTATCCCTGTGGGAACATTAGCAATTGGTAAAGCAGGCGCCGCCAATGCCGCTTTATTAGCTGCTCAAATTTTAGCATTACACTCTCCTACTATTTTTGAAGCACTAACAGCATGGCGCACCGCACAAACTGATGATGTCTTAAATAACCCTGATCCAAGGGAGGCGCTATGA
- a CDS encoding UDP-2,3-diacylglucosamine diphosphatase, with translation MCTLFIADLHLSEHEPAITAGFLRFLKEQAIHAKALYILGDFFDFWIGDDDPNPLHQQIAQALMTLKNAGIPCYFIHGNRDFLIGSRFAKESGITLLPQEKVLEIEKHRILILHGDTLCTDDEAYQRYRKKVHNKFIQRLFSLLPLFIRLRIADKMRSRSQHENQYKSDAIMDVNPQAVIDTFKHFNTKWMIHGHTHRPAIHTVNIDDEIHYRGVLGAWHTEGSMFKVTAEKIELIHFPF, from the coding sequence ATGTGTACGCTTTTTATTGCAGACCTGCATTTAAGTGAACATGAACCGGCAATTACTGCCGGTTTTCTTCGCTTTTTAAAAGAACAAGCCATTCATGCAAAAGCACTTTATATCTTAGGTGATTTTTTTGATTTTTGGATAGGTGACGATGATCCGAATCCTTTGCATCAACAAATTGCTCAAGCTCTAATGACGCTAAAAAATGCAGGAATACCTTGTTATTTTATTCATGGAAACCGCGATTTTTTAATTGGCTCTCGTTTTGCAAAAGAGAGTGGTATCACCTTACTTCCACAAGAAAAAGTACTCGAAATTGAGAAGCATCGCATCCTAATTTTGCATGGTGATACACTTTGTACAGATGATGAAGCGTATCAACGTTACCGTAAAAAAGTACATAATAAATTTATTCAGCGCTTATTCTCACTACTGCCTCTATTTATTCGACTGCGCATCGCTGACAAAATGCGTTCACGTAGCCAACACGAAAATCAGTATAAATCTGATGCCATTATGGATGTTAACCCGCAGGCAGTGATTGATACTTTTAAGCATTTCAATACAAAATGGATGATCCACGGTCATACTCATCGTCCAGCAATTCACACTGTTAATATTGATGATGAAATACATTATCGTGGTGTATTAGGTGCTTGGCATACTGAAGGTTCTATGTTTAAAGTAACAGCTGAAAAAATAGAACTTATTCATTTCCCCTTCTAA
- the ppiB gene encoding peptidylprolyl isomerase B, whose translation MVTFHTNYGDIVINTFADKAPATVENFLDYCKEGFYDNTIFHRVINGFMIQGGGFEPGMNQKATKAPVRNEANNGLANNRGTLAMARTNDPHSATAQFFINVADNDFLNFRAENANGWGYCVFAEVVEGMDVVDKIKAVSTGRSGFHQDVPREDIVIKSVTVSE comes from the coding sequence ATGGTTACTTTTCATACCAATTACGGCGATATCGTGATTAATACATTTGCAGACAAAGCACCTGCAACCGTAGAAAATTTTTTAGACTACTGTAAAGAAGGATTCTACGATAACACTATTTTCCACCGTGTCATCAATGGTTTTATGATCCAAGGCGGTGGCTTTGAACCAGGTATGAACCAAAAAGCGACCAAAGCACCTGTAAGAAACGAAGCAAACAATGGCCTAGCAAACAACCGCGGTACATTAGCAATGGCTCGTACTAACGATCCACATTCTGCTACTGCTCAATTCTTTATCAACGTTGCAGACAACGATTTCTTAAACTTCCGTGCTGAAAACGCAAATGGTTGGGGATATTGTGTCTTTGCTGAAGTTGTTGAAGGCATGGACGTTGTCGATAAAATCAAAGCGGTTTCTACTGGTCGTAGTGGTTTCCACCAAGATGTTCCTCGTGAAGATATCGTCATTAAAAGTGTAACGGTTAGCGAATAA
- the cysS gene encoding cysteine--tRNA ligase gives MLKIFNTLTRQKEEFKPIHAGKIGMYVCGITIYDLCHIGHGRTFVAFDAITRYLRYLGYDVNYVRNVTDVDDKIIKRAIENNETCEQLTTRMLAEMHKDFDALNIARPDSEPRATHHIAEIIELTEALIKRGHAYVADNGDVMFAIDTDPDYGLLSRQDLEQLQAGARVEVANVKRNPMDFVLWKMSKQGEPSWESPWGEGRPGWHIECSAMNGKELGHHFDIHGGGSDLMFPHHENEIAQSTCAHDGPYVNYWMHSGMVMVDKEKMSKSLNNFFTIRDVLAYYDAETVRYFLLSGHYRSQLNYTEENLKQARTALERLYTSLRGTDVNAQPVGGEAFEAQFIDAMNDDFNTPEAYSVLFDLAREVNRLKSVDMNAANGLAAVLRKLAKVLGLLEQEPEYFLQSGAKADDAGEVEKIESLIQQRNDARKNKDWAAADVARDALTAMGIVLEDGPQGTVWRRNN, from the coding sequence ATGCTAAAGATTTTTAATACTCTCACTCGCCAAAAAGAAGAATTTAAACCTATCCATGCAGGAAAAATAGGTATGTACGTGTGTGGCATCACTATTTATGACTTATGCCATATTGGCCATGGACGTACATTTGTGGCTTTTGACGCCATAACCCGTTATCTACGTTACTTAGGATACGATGTTAACTATGTTCGTAACGTAACTGATGTGGATGATAAAATCATCAAACGTGCTATTGAAAATAATGAAACATGTGAGCAATTAACGACTCGTATGTTAGCTGAAATGCACAAAGATTTTGATGCATTAAATATTGCTCGCCCTGATTCAGAGCCGCGTGCAACACATCATATTGCTGAAATTATTGAATTAACAGAAGCGTTAATTAAACGTGGACATGCTTACGTTGCCGATAATGGCGATGTGATGTTTGCGATTGATACCGATCCTGATTATGGCTTACTTTCTCGCCAAGATTTAGAGCAACTACAAGCCGGTGCTCGTGTTGAAGTGGCTAACGTAAAACGTAATCCAATGGATTTCGTCTTATGGAAAATGTCCAAACAGGGGGAACCTAGCTGGGAGTCTCCATGGGGAGAAGGCCGCCCGGGTTGGCATATCGAATGTTCTGCGATGAATGGTAAAGAATTAGGACATCATTTTGATATTCATGGTGGTGGTTCAGACTTAATGTTCCCTCATCATGAAAATGAGATTGCACAATCAACTTGTGCCCATGATGGTCCTTACGTTAATTACTGGATGCACTCCGGTATGGTGATGGTAGACAAAGAAAAAATGTCTAAATCACTTAATAACTTTTTTACTATTCGAGATGTATTGGCTTATTACGATGCTGAAACCGTGCGTTATTTCTTATTATCAGGCCATTATCGTAGTCAACTTAACTACACTGAAGAAAACTTAAAACAGGCTCGTACTGCATTAGAGCGCCTCTATACTTCATTACGTGGCACAGATGTAAATGCACAACCTGTGGGTGGCGAAGCATTTGAAGCGCAGTTTATTGATGCGATGAACGATGATTTCAATACACCAGAAGCTTATTCAGTTCTGTTTGATTTAGCACGTGAAGTGAATCGCCTAAAATCAGTGGATATGAATGCAGCGAATGGCTTAGCTGCGGTATTACGTAAACTTGCTAAGGTATTAGGTTTATTAGAGCAAGAGCCAGAGTACTTCTTACAAAGTGGCGCTAAAGCGGATGATGCTGGTGAAGTTGAAAAAATTGAATCATTAATTCAACAGCGTAACGATGCTCGTAAAAATAAAGATTGGGCCGCTGCTGATGTTGCTCGTGACGCATTAACAGCGATGGGGATTGTTTTAGAAGATGGTCCTCAAGGAACAGTTTGGCGTCGTAATAATTAA